The sequence AGACTGAGGACCGGTCTTTTGCTCCACATAAACAGGAATATCAAGGTATAAGCTTTAAGTTCTGTTTTCATGGAAGTTATAAGCTTCAAGAAATCTTGCATGATTAATTAAGAGAAATGATGGAGTTTTTATTTATTACAGAATTTTCAATACTGTTACAATCATACTCACatatgttatttattaataaattttaaattctCAATCAATCAATGAAATGCGTATACTACACCGTTCTTGTAGATACTACTAAGTCAGTTCATGCTTCTTCTTCCACAGTGAGCACAAATGAAACTTCAGCAGATGTTATAGATCTGAAACCGCCACCCATGGCTATGGCTATGGCTATGGATCATCACAAGTCATTTGATGACCATGAATTCGTAGAAATTCCTGTTGTTGACAAGAAAGTAAGTGTGGCCCCACTAGATGTTATATCATACTCAATAGCTGATCTTCAAATAGCTACAGACAGCTTTAGTGCTGACAACCTCATCGGTGAAGGATCTACTGGACGTGTTTTCCGTGCTCAATTTGAAGATGGAAAGGTATTGTTTTACGCGCATACacaaattattatgtatatatagaaGATATAGATAGTTGAAAATAGTTGATTGGGCTTATATTTGGTGTTGTAGGTTGTTGCCATTAAGAAAATAAAGCCGTCTGCTGCTTTCCCTGGCGGTGGTTTATCAGCAGATGATTTCATTGATATAGTTTCAGATGTGTCCAGATTGCGGCATCCTAATGTAACTGAGCTTGTTGGATTCTGCTGTGAGCATGGACAGCACCTTTTAGTTTATGAGTTCCTTAAAAATGGATCTCTCTATGATGTCTTGCATCTCTCAGATGAATACACCAAACCATTAATATGGAATAGCCGTGTCAAAATTGCTTTAGGGACAGCACGTGCATTGGAGTaagttaaataataaataaataataataataatacaatgctTAAAATGACTTGAGATATAATAATCAATTAACGGTTAAGTTGATTCCTGATTCCACCcttaaacgaattaattaattaattaattaattaactagttAATGCTGATGTGATGTTCTTTTCCTTAGATATCTACATGAAGTATGCTCGCCTTCATTTGTTCATAAACATATTAATTCAGCCAATATCTTATTAGACACAGAGCTCAATCCTCATCTTTCTGACTGTGGGTTAGCAAGTCTCGTCTTTGATGCAGATCATTATCATCAGGTACATTATAATAGGGCCTTTAAAAGAAGCTGATGTGTAGAGTAATTGCTATTATACCCTTGTAGTCCAAATTTACGTTTCCGTTGCAGGGATTGGATGATAGTGGATACAGTGCCCCAGAGGTTTCCATGAGTGGTCAGTACACAATAAAAAGTGATGTGTATGGATTTGGTGTTACCATGTTGGAACTACTAACCGGAAGAAAATCATTTGATAGGTAATAAAGCATTCTGTTTGTTGTAAACTCTTTCAATTCAAGGTCTTGTTGATGATAAATTATTGTCATGTCCTTGTAAAGTTCAAGGACAAGGGCAGAACAGTCATTGGTGCAGTGGGCGACACCTCAGCTTCATGACATGGATGCTCTTGCAAAGATGGTAGATCCTGCACTTAAAGGACTTTATCCAGTCAAATCTCTTTCTCGATTTGCAGATGTAATTGCATTGTGTGTACAGGTAATGTTTCCATGCTTAGTGAGTTACTTAGGGTGTGTTTGTTTACATCTTAATGAAATGGTTCAACACTGAATGCATTCAGCATTCAACACGTTTGTTCCCGACATCTGAATGACATATGATGTTGAATGGTTCAGATATTCAGTGCTTAACTATTCATAGCTGCActtctctcttaaccattaagcacaTAACTTTTATATTATATCctctttaaattatattatatgaaCACTTACTAAACAAATACGATCTACTTTTTATTCATATAaaggttaataaggtaattttacatttttaacattgctcattcaaaatgattatcaaacagcttattgtcATTCAGAACCTTTGAATCTTTCAGATTATGATCATTCAGCGCTTAACCATTTAGTTTTATCAAACACACCCTTACTTAGGTTTTGCTTACTTGATGtcttatggttattattaataccattaataattaataatagtagtacttgATAATTGTCAGTCGGAGCCAGAGTTTAGGCCGCCCATGTCAGAAGTGGTTCAGGCATTGGTTAGACTTGTTCAGAGGGCATATATGAGCAAGAGAACTGTTGGTATAGATCAAGGTTCATCTTTGCATGCGGGCACCCAGGACTCACAggaatacatgtaatttatttatatatttaaaatcatATGATACGTATGATTCTTCAGGCTGTCGAAATTTAgtttgttttaataatttcatattcCTGTGCTGAGTATTTAGATAACAATAGACATTTGAAGTTGGAACCAGTTAATTTAGTTTTCGTTGTCATTGTAAAAAATGTGAATTGTCTTGGTTTCGTTTGAAGAGTTGCATTTGGAATGGCCTGAAATTGCCAAAATCTGAATCTACGTTAAGTTTTCCATCAGGAAAAAGAACGAGACTCATAACGTACAGAGCATCCTGATTTTGATAATTGAATTCAAAGTTGCATGTTTTACCTAGTAATAAAAGGTTAGGACATGCATGCCTTTCCGAAATGTGTTTTTAGAAACGCAAGATTGTCGATTGTATGTTGAAAAGAAATTGCACTCCCAGATGCCATAGAGATGCCTTGTATGGCGAGTCGTGAAAATGTTGAATTGGAAGTTGTAGCATAACTGCATAAGCCATCAATCAACTTAATATGTAGGAAAGGGACCTCTTCTATTTTATCATATGCGAAGAATATTTTTCATTTATATTTTTAACCAATAACACAGGGCCGAATGTTGGAATGTGAAAGATTTGCGGTCGTATATAGTCCAATATCTATAAGAGCTCAAgaaatatattctaatatattacatACCTAATTCCAAGATCTATTTTTACATACATAAGTCAATTTattaattaatatgtatgtatacgtatatatataatactagatTTGATACTATGTTTTCTACAACTATTATTTTAATTGATCATAATAGTATACTAGTATTATTGAACTTATTATCATATATGAAAATTTTTTGTATATAAGAGTCACTTTTATTTATTGGAAAGGACTCCTAAATTTGACAGAACG comes from Rutidosis leptorrhynchoides isolate AG116_Rl617_1_P2 chromosome 4, CSIRO_AGI_Rlap_v1, whole genome shotgun sequence and encodes:
- the LOC139904052 gene encoding protein STRUBBELIG-RECEPTOR FAMILY 6-like, whose product is MTSSSLCFFFFSIIFVIRPYFINGDTDSSDASALNAMYQNLNSPGQLTKWSSTSGDPCGENWKGVTCSGSRVTEIQLSSLGLSGGIGYQLSSLTSVTNFDVSNNNLGNQIPYSLPPNLQRLNLAGCGYTGNLPYSISQMTSLKYLNMAGNQISGSLPDMFGQLSALSTLDLSFNSFTGDLPQSFSLLLSATDIYLQNNQFTGSIDVLANLPLKNLNVANNKFTGWVPSQLNNINLQKDGNLWSSGPAPPPPPGTPSAGRGNQNRQPSGNNSHNPTSGVGDKKSGVGGGAIAGIVISIIILVLVVGLIIIALFLFKKRSKKSSNDLEKTEDRSFAPHKQEYQVSTNETSADVIDLKPPPMAMAMAMDHHKSFDDHEFVEIPVVDKKVSVAPLDVISYSIADLQIATDSFSADNLIGEGSTGRVFRAQFEDGKVVAIKKIKPSAAFPGGGLSADDFIDIVSDVSRLRHPNVTELVGFCCEHGQHLLVYEFLKNGSLYDVLHLSDEYTKPLIWNSRVKIALGTARALEYLHEVCSPSFVHKHINSANILLDTELNPHLSDCGLASLVFDADHYHQGLDDSGYSAPEVSMSGQYTIKSDVYGFGVTMLELLTGRKSFDSSRTRAEQSLVQWATPQLHDMDALAKMVDPALKGLYPVKSLSRFADVIALCVQSEPEFRPPMSEVVQALVRLVQRAYMSKRTVGIDQGSSLHAGTQDSQEYM